A single Nitrososphaerota archaeon DNA region contains:
- a CDS encoding hydrogenase maturation protease yields MAAKSLILGCGNIFRGDDGFGPRVAEYIVRERLTDENSIEVLDVGLGVSRVLLDILSDEKKPKKIILVDALHQTGRAGEVKILSLNDIPSVEGRSPSHSFPNKEMLAKLEEMGVKISIVACVAEYLPDEVSVMMSKEVEKAIPKAAVLAVELASDP; encoded by the coding sequence ATGGCAGCAAAGTCACTGATCTTGGGCTGTGGAAACATATTCAGAGGGGACGATGGATTTGGACCAAGAGTCGCTGAATATATAGTTAGGGAACGCCTAACAGACGAAAACAGCATAGAGGTTTTAGATGTTGGCTTGGGTGTCTCCAGAGTTCTATTAGACATACTTTCAGATGAGAAGAAGCCCAAAAAGATCATCTTGGTAGATGCTCTTCACCAAACAGGTAGGGCGGGTGAAGTGAAAATTCTTAGCCTCAACGACATACCTTCAGTGGAGGGTAGATCGCCGTCACACAGCTTCCCCAATAAGGAGATGCTTGCTAAATTGGAGGAGATGGGTGTGAAGATATCGATAGTGGCTTGCGTAGCCGAGTATTTGCCTGATGAAGTTTCTGTTATGATGTCCAAAGAGGTTGAGAAGGCAATACCCAAGGCTGCGGTGCTCGCTGTGGAGCTGGCATCTGATCCTTAG
- a CDS encoding hydrogenase iron-sulfur subunit, with translation MASNFEPRIVVFACNWCSYAGMDLAGTSRMLYPANLRVVRLMCSGRLEPEHILYAFKAGADGVLVTGCHPGDCHYIAGNYKTRKRIRLLEQLLAQFGLEKERLRLEWISASEGELFTKVAKEFIEKIRALGPSPLKQERLFAPLITAQTASGGGE, from the coding sequence ATGGCAAGTAACTTCGAACCTAGAATCGTAGTATTTGCGTGCAACTGGTGCTCATACGCAGGCATGGATCTTGCTGGCACAAGCAGAATGCTCTACCCCGCCAACTTAAGGGTGGTTAGGTTGATGTGCTCAGGCAGGCTTGAGCCGGAACACATACTCTACGCCTTTAAGGCTGGGGCTGATGGTGTGCTTGTCACAGGCTGCCACCCAGGTGACTGCCACTACATCGCCGGTAACTATAAGACCAGGAAGAGGATTAGGCTGCTTGAGCAGCTTTTAGCTCAATTCGGGTTGGAGAAGGAGCGGCTTAGGCTGGAGTGGATTTCAGCATCAGAAGGAGAGTTATTCACGAAGGTCGCGAAGGAGTTCATTGAGAAGATAAGGGCGCTCGGTCCTAGTCCTCTGAAGCAGGAGAGGCTATTCGCCCCCCTGATTACTGCTCAGACGGCTAGTGGAGGTGGTGAGTGA
- a CDS encoding CoB--CoM heterodisulfide reductase iron-sulfur subunit A family protein, giving the protein MAEEPKVGVYVCHCGVNIASVVNVKAVVEHASTLPNVVVAKDYPFMCSDPGQNMIIEDIKTKGLNRVVVASCSPRMHEPTFRKALERAGLNPYLLEMANIREHCSWVHEKQPQEATEKAKDLVEAAVAKARMLKPIETVRMPAVKRALVIGGGVAGIRAALDIANSGFEVYLVEKRPSIGGNMARLDKTFPTLDCSQCILTPMMVEAAQHPNIKLLTYSEVQSIDGSVGNFTVKILKKPRYVNEDLCTGCGICEQKCPYTVPSEFNLGLGKRKVIYFEFPQAVPLKPVLDRDNCVYFKKGTCRACEKFCPAKAIDYTQQPKEITINVGAIILATGYGLYDVKTKMPEYRYGLSKNVITGLELERLTSATGPTKGAILRPGDKKEPKNVAIILCVGSRDEKHLDYCCRFGCVAGIKHAYYIVSHIPDAKVTICYTDIRAFGKGYEDFYARIRALDNVQFIRGRPMEIFEDSNGSLYFDVFDQNTNRLIRLNPDLVVLETGVVPDPSFEQIATVLKCSRGPDGFALELHPKLRPTETSVDGVFIAGVVQGPKDIPDTVAQAGAAAASAIALLARGEVESVPNVASVNQDLCSGCGVCEPICPYTAIVLEARNGGRVAKVEATKCKGCGACAAACPSGAMTQLGFEDKQLIPQIEVLARGR; this is encoded by the coding sequence ATGGCTGAAGAACCTAAGGTTGGAGTATACGTCTGCCACTGCGGCGTTAATATCGCTAGTGTTGTTAATGTCAAAGCGGTAGTGGAGCACGCATCAACCCTACCTAATGTAGTGGTTGCAAAAGACTACCCATTCATGTGCTCAGATCCGGGGCAAAACATGATCATTGAAGACATCAAAACAAAGGGTCTGAATAGGGTTGTTGTCGCCTCCTGCTCACCCAGAATGCATGAACCAACTTTTAGAAAGGCTTTGGAGCGCGCTGGTCTCAACCCATACTTACTTGAGATGGCGAATATCCGTGAACACTGCTCTTGGGTTCACGAAAAGCAGCCACAAGAGGCGACAGAGAAGGCTAAAGATCTGGTTGAGGCTGCGGTTGCGAAGGCACGTATGCTGAAGCCTATTGAGACTGTGAGAATGCCTGCTGTCAAGAGAGCGTTGGTTATAGGTGGTGGTGTGGCTGGTATAAGGGCGGCGCTCGACATAGCGAATAGCGGCTTTGAAGTCTACCTTGTGGAGAAGAGGCCGAGTATAGGAGGCAATATGGCCAGGTTGGATAAGACCTTCCCGACCCTAGACTGCTCACAGTGTATATTAACACCCATGATGGTTGAGGCGGCGCAGCACCCGAACATAAAGCTCTTAACATATAGTGAAGTTCAGTCTATAGATGGCTCAGTAGGGAACTTCACCGTAAAGATCCTCAAGAAGCCGAGGTATGTTAACGAAGATCTATGCACAGGTTGCGGAATCTGTGAGCAGAAATGTCCTTACACAGTGCCAAGCGAATTTAACCTCGGTTTAGGTAAGAGGAAGGTGATCTACTTCGAATTCCCGCAGGCTGTTCCTCTGAAGCCGGTCCTAGATAGGGATAACTGCGTCTACTTCAAGAAGGGCACCTGTAGAGCGTGTGAGAAGTTCTGTCCCGCCAAGGCAATAGACTACACTCAGCAGCCCAAAGAGATAACGATCAATGTGGGTGCGATCATCTTGGCGACCGGATATGGTCTGTATGATGTTAAGACGAAGATGCCTGAGTACAGATATGGGTTGAGTAAGAATGTGATAACGGGCTTAGAGCTAGAGCGGCTCACTTCAGCAACAGGCCCGACAAAAGGTGCCATATTAAGACCCGGCGACAAGAAGGAGCCTAAGAACGTGGCTATAATCTTATGCGTAGGTTCAAGAGATGAGAAGCACCTAGACTACTGCTGCAGATTCGGTTGTGTTGCTGGCATAAAGCACGCCTACTACATCGTAAGCCACATACCCGATGCTAAGGTAACAATATGCTACACCGACATAAGGGCATTCGGCAAAGGGTATGAAGACTTCTACGCGAGAATCAGAGCGTTGGATAACGTTCAGTTCATCAGAGGAAGACCCATGGAGATATTTGAAGACTCAAACGGCTCACTATACTTCGACGTCTTCGATCAGAACACAAATAGGCTCATAAGGCTTAACCCAGACCTCGTCGTGCTTGAGACGGGCGTTGTACCAGACCCCTCCTTCGAGCAGATAGCAACAGTCCTCAAATGCTCCAGAGGTCCAGATGGCTTCGCACTCGAATTACACCCGAAACTCAGACCGACAGAGACCTCGGTAGATGGCGTTTTTATAGCTGGTGTAGTGCAGGGTCCGAAGGATATCCCAGATACAGTGGCTCAGGCTGGTGCAGCAGCGGCTTCAGCTATAGCACTGCTAGCTAGGGGCGAAGTTGAGAGTGTGCCTAATGTCGCTTCAGTCAACCAAGACCTATGTAGCGGCTGCGGCGTATGTGAACCCATATGCCCATACACAGCTATCGTACTCGAGGCTAGAAACGGCGGAAGGGTTGCTAAAGTCGAGGCTACCAAGTGCAAAGGTTGCGGAGCCTGCGCAGCAGCTTGCCCATCTGGTGCGATGACCCAGCTCGGCTTCGAAGACAAGCAGCTCATACCTCAGATCGAGGTGCTTGCAAGAGGGAGGTAG